The Pseudomonas berkeleyensis genome includes a region encoding these proteins:
- a CDS encoding DODA-type extradiol aromatic ring-opening family dioxygenase, with product MGKIVGGFWVPHDPVMFVAPEAPPQAQRDIVWDAYRQCGERLAELDATSVIIVGCDHYILFGTHCLPRYLIGTGDVDGPIDRLPGLPRRVVKNQEQLANHIVEQGEQQDVDWTVARSFTMDHSFAIPHQLIVQVAEQRLGRELPSIPVYLACGVDPYISFRRAADLGRQIRAAVESFAEDERVVVIGSGGISHRVGTHDMGRVSEDFDREVLALGIEGDLEALCAYRDEDILERGGNGAMEIRNFALAMAAVPNARGEVIAYEPVPAWVTGLGFLQLHAQEIAR from the coding sequence ATGGGCAAGATCGTTGGTGGTTTCTGGGTGCCACACGACCCGGTGATGTTCGTCGCCCCCGAAGCACCGCCGCAGGCGCAGCGCGACATCGTCTGGGATGCCTATCGTCAGTGCGGTGAGCGCCTGGCTGAGCTGGATGCCACCTCGGTGATCATCGTCGGCTGCGACCACTACATCCTGTTCGGCACCCATTGCCTGCCGCGCTACCTGATCGGTACCGGCGACGTCGACGGGCCGATCGATCGCCTGCCGGGCCTGCCGCGGCGGGTAGTGAAGAATCAGGAGCAACTGGCCAATCACATCGTCGAGCAGGGTGAACAGCAGGACGTCGACTGGACGGTGGCGCGCAGCTTCACCATGGATCACTCCTTCGCCATCCCGCATCAGTTGATCGTCCAGGTCGCCGAACAGCGCCTGGGCCGCGAGCTGCCGAGCATTCCGGTGTACCTGGCCTGCGGTGTCGACCCTTACATCAGTTTCCGTCGCGCCGCCGACCTCGGTCGGCAGATCCGCGCCGCCGTCGAGAGCTTCGCCGAAGACGAGCGCGTGGTGGTGATCGGCAGTGGCGGCATCAGCCATCGCGTCGGCACCCACGACATGGGCCGGGTCAGCGAGGACTTCGACCGCGAAGTGCTGGCGCTGGGCATCGAGGGTGATCTGGAAGCGCTGTGCGCCTACCGCGACGAGGACATTCTCGAGCGTGGCGGCAATGGCGCCATGGAAATCCGCAACTTCGCCCTGGCCATGGCGGCCGTGCCCAATGCCCGTGGCGAAGTGATCGCCTACGAGCCGGTGCCAGCTTGGGTGACCGGCCTCGGCTTCCTGCAACTGCATGCCCAGGAGATAGCCCGATGA
- a CDS encoding alpha/beta fold hydrolase, translated as MDGIGRSLVAAGHKTNYHEAGQGEALFLLHGSGPGVSGWSNWARSMPAFSDKWRVIVPDIAGFGFTELKDDVKYDIKLWVAHLVDIMDALDIDKASFVGNSFGGALAIGLAVFAPERVKRLVLLGTPAGEFVQTAGLRGAWEYEPSLDNMRELMALFPYDQALITPELVQSRYEASARPGAQAALRKLIPQPNPDGETIVKGFPAAALAKITAPTLVVHGREDRVVPPQCGLLIANSVPDADLHLFGRCGHWVQAEQPRRFVALVRDFLSE; from the coding sequence ATGGACGGTATCGGCAGGAGTCTGGTTGCGGCTGGGCACAAGACCAACTATCACGAGGCTGGGCAGGGTGAGGCGCTGTTTCTGCTGCACGGCTCGGGTCCCGGGGTTTCCGGGTGGAGCAACTGGGCGCGGAGCATGCCGGCCTTCTCCGACAAGTGGCGGGTGATCGTTCCGGACATCGCCGGTTTCGGCTTCACTGAACTCAAGGACGACGTCAAATACGACATCAAGCTGTGGGTCGCCCATCTCGTCGACATCATGGATGCGCTCGACATCGACAAGGCCTCCTTCGTCGGCAATTCCTTCGGTGGCGCTTTGGCCATCGGCCTGGCGGTGTTCGCCCCTGAGCGGGTCAAGCGCCTGGTGCTGCTCGGCACTCCGGCCGGTGAGTTCGTGCAGACCGCCGGCCTGCGCGGCGCCTGGGAATACGAACCGTCGCTGGACAACATGCGCGAGCTGATGGCTCTGTTCCCCTACGACCAGGCGCTGATTACCCCCGAGCTGGTGCAGAGCCGCTACGAGGCCTCGGCCCGGCCGGGCGCGCAGGCGGCGCTGCGCAAGCTGATCCCACAGCCGAACCCGGATGGCGAAACCATCGTCAAGGGGTTCCCGGCTGCCGCGTTGGCCAAGATCACCGCGCCAACCCTGGTGGTGCATGGTCGCGAAGACCGTGTGGTGCCGCCGCAATGCGGGCTGCTGATCGCCAACAGCGTGCCGGACGCCGACCTGCATCTGTTCGGTCGTTGCGGCCACTGGGTGCAGGCCGAGCAGCCGCGTCGTTTCGTTGCGCTGGTGCGCGACTTCCTCTCGGAGTGA
- a CDS encoding TetR/AcrR family transcriptional regulator: MSVRPNLTREDWIHAAQQVLVKGGVDAVRVDTLAKELNITRGSFYYHFKSRNELLEGILGGWRTRATEDVILHLSDAQTTPQQQLQRLMELPLHGQTAKEAAAIELAIRAWARRDEHARQAIDEVDRYRLSYIKGLLLQAGVEAQDASDRAYLIYAYQISLSLLNNNEPAGERLSRNTRLAELLVPTAQRA; the protein is encoded by the coding sequence ATGTCTGTACGCCCTAATCTGACCCGGGAAGATTGGATCCATGCCGCCCAGCAGGTACTGGTCAAGGGCGGCGTCGATGCCGTCCGGGTCGACACGCTGGCCAAGGAACTGAACATCACCCGCGGCAGCTTCTACTACCACTTCAAGAGCCGTAACGAGCTGCTCGAAGGCATCCTCGGTGGCTGGCGCACGCGCGCCACGGAAGACGTCATTCTCCACCTCAGCGACGCCCAGACCACACCACAGCAGCAACTCCAGCGCCTGATGGAACTGCCCCTGCACGGCCAGACCGCCAAGGAAGCTGCCGCCATCGAGCTGGCCATTCGCGCCTGGGCACGCCGTGACGAGCACGCCCGTCAGGCCATCGACGAGGTCGACCGCTATCGCCTCAGCTACATCAAGGGCTTGCTGCTGCAGGCCGGCGTCGAGGCACAGGACGCCAGCGACCGCGCCTACCTGATCTACGCCTACCAGATCAGCCTGTCGTTGCTGAACAACAACGAACCCGCAGGCGAGCGCCTGTCCCGCAATACCCGCCTGGCCGAGCTGCTGGTACCCACCGCACAGCGCGCCTGA
- a CDS encoding branched-chain amino acid ABC transporter permease → MDATIAAFLLQDGLTTGAIYALIALALVLVFAVTRVIFVGQGDFVVFGALTLASLQAGMLPPTFWLLLGCAVAGCVLDCAIAIRHQHLWRLPRILLNYLLPSTLVWAALSAFDLRNLPGLAQVALTLLVVTPLGPLLYRLVYQRLAETSVLMLLIVSVALHIVLLGLSLLMFGAEGFRTEALSDVALTVGEMQVSLQSLMVIGCALSLIIMLYLLFGHTLYGKALRATAFNRNGAQLVGIPTRLAGQAAFALAALVGTCSGILIGPLTTLYYDSGFLISLKGFVAAIIGGLASYPMAAAGAFLVGTLESFSMFWASAYKEVIVFTLVIPVLLILSLKHSHSGEEH, encoded by the coding sequence ATGGATGCGACCATTGCCGCCTTTCTTCTCCAGGATGGTCTGACCACCGGTGCGATCTACGCACTGATCGCCCTGGCCCTGGTGCTGGTATTCGCCGTGACCCGGGTGATCTTCGTCGGCCAGGGCGACTTCGTCGTGTTCGGCGCACTGACCCTGGCCTCGCTGCAGGCCGGCATGCTGCCACCGACCTTCTGGTTGTTGCTCGGCTGCGCCGTCGCCGGTTGCGTGCTGGACTGCGCCATCGCCATCCGTCATCAGCACCTGTGGCGCCTGCCACGCATCCTGCTCAATTACCTGCTGCCCAGCACCCTGGTCTGGGCCGCGCTGAGCGCCTTCGACCTGAGGAACCTGCCAGGCCTGGCGCAAGTCGCGCTGACCCTGCTGGTGGTCACCCCACTCGGCCCGCTGCTCTATCGCCTGGTCTACCAGCGCCTGGCGGAAACCTCGGTGCTGATGTTGCTGATCGTCTCGGTGGCGCTGCACATCGTGCTGCTGGGCTTGAGCCTGCTGATGTTCGGCGCCGAGGGCTTCCGCACCGAAGCATTGAGCGATGTCGCGCTGACCGTCGGCGAAATGCAGGTCAGCCTGCAGAGCCTGATGGTGATCGGTTGCGCCCTGAGCCTGATCATCATGCTCTATCTCCTGTTCGGCCACACGCTGTACGGCAAGGCGCTACGTGCCACCGCGTTCAACCGCAACGGTGCGCAACTGGTGGGCATTCCCACGCGTCTGGCCGGGCAGGCCGCATTCGCCCTGGCGGCACTGGTCGGCACCTGCTCGGGCATCCTCATCGGCCCGCTAACCACGCTGTATTACGACTCGGGCTTTCTGATCAGCCTCAAGGGCTTCGTCGCCGCCATCATCGGCGGCCTGGCCAGCTACCCGATGGCCGCTGCCGGCGCCTTCCTGGTCGGCACGCTGGAAAGTTTCTCGATGTTCTGGGCCTCGGCCTACAAGGAAGTGATCGTCTTCACCCTGGTGATTCCGGTGCTGCTGATCCTCTCCCTGAAACACTCGCACAGTGGGGAGGAACACTGA
- a CDS encoding branched-chain amino acid ABC transporter ATP-binding protein/permease has protein sequence MNRRLLALLLLLVGIVLAPQVLQPFHVTLLNYVGLYSLVALGLVVLTGVGGLTSFGQAAFVGIGAYATAVVSANLGLSPWLGLLAGLGITLVVALLLGLLTLRLAGHYLPLGTLAWGLALYYLFGNLPMLGGFAGIADLPYIQLGGWTIDSASDFTLIIGVLLVAVLWMLGNLLDSRQGRAIRSLKEASGMAEAMGVNTMRSKLLAFVLAALLAALSGWIYAHMQRIVNPTPFSVTMGIEYLFMIVLGGAASLWGALVGAALLTLFKQVLEDVLPQLLGGGGGTLELIVFGALIILVLQYAKDGLLPLLQKYLPSPKPRVLDLHDAEPLPRREPEPLRSNQPLLAADRLVKRFGGLVANNDMSLAVHAGQVVALIGPNGAGKSTLFNLLTGVLPPTSGQVFFKGQRIDGLSPRAIAKLGVSRTFQHVRLLPGMSVLENVALGAHRRGNAGVLRALLRFDRAEERRLLAEAARQIERVGLAEYMHTPAGSLALGQQRIVEIARALCSDPQMLLLDEPAAGLRYNEKQTLACLLEQLREEGLGVLLVEHDMDFVMGLADHIVVMEFGQRLATGSPMEIQDNPAVLAAYLGGVE, from the coding sequence ATGAACCGCCGTTTGCTTGCGTTGCTTCTGTTGCTGGTCGGCATCGTCCTGGCGCCCCAGGTGCTGCAACCCTTCCATGTCACCCTGCTCAACTATGTCGGGCTGTACAGCCTGGTGGCGCTGGGCCTGGTGGTGCTCACCGGCGTCGGTGGGCTGACCTCGTTCGGCCAGGCCGCATTCGTCGGCATTGGCGCCTACGCCACTGCCGTAGTCAGCGCCAATCTCGGTCTGTCGCCCTGGCTGGGCCTGCTCGCCGGCCTCGGTATCACCCTGGTGGTGGCACTGCTGCTCGGCCTGCTGACCCTGCGTCTGGCCGGCCATTACCTGCCGTTGGGCACTCTGGCCTGGGGCCTGGCGCTGTACTACCTGTTCGGCAATCTGCCGATGCTCGGCGGCTTCGCCGGGATCGCCGACCTGCCCTACATCCAGCTCGGTGGCTGGACGATTGACAGCGCCAGCGACTTCACCCTGATCATCGGCGTGTTGCTGGTGGCTGTGCTGTGGATGCTCGGCAACCTCCTCGACAGCCGCCAGGGCCGCGCCATCCGCTCGCTCAAGGAAGCCAGTGGCATGGCCGAGGCGATGGGCGTGAACACCATGCGCAGCAAGCTGCTGGCCTTCGTCCTCGCTGCTCTGCTGGCGGCGCTGTCGGGCTGGATCTACGCGCACATGCAGCGCATCGTCAATCCGACACCGTTCTCGGTGACCATGGGCATCGAATACCTGTTCATGATCGTCCTCGGCGGCGCCGCCAGCCTGTGGGGCGCACTGGTCGGCGCCGCGCTGCTGACGCTGTTCAAGCAGGTGCTGGAAGATGTGCTGCCGCAGTTGCTGGGCGGCGGTGGCGGCACCCTGGAGCTGATCGTTTTCGGCGCGCTGATCATCCTCGTTCTGCAATACGCCAAGGACGGCCTGCTGCCGCTGCTGCAGAAATACCTACCCAGCCCGAAGCCACGCGTGCTCGATCTGCACGATGCCGAACCGTTGCCCCGGCGTGAGCCGGAACCCTTGCGCAGCAACCAGCCGCTGCTGGCCGCCGACCGCCTGGTCAAGCGCTTCGGTGGGCTGGTGGCCAACAACGACATGAGCCTGGCGGTACACGCTGGTCAGGTCGTCGCGCTGATCGGCCCCAACGGTGCCGGCAAGTCGACCCTGTTCAACCTGCTTACCGGCGTACTGCCACCAACATCCGGCCAGGTGTTCTTCAAGGGTCAGCGCATCGACGGCCTGTCGCCGCGTGCTATCGCCAAACTTGGCGTCAGCCGCACCTTCCAGCATGTGCGCCTGCTGCCCGGCATGAGCGTGCTGGAAAATGTCGCCCTCGGCGCCCATCGCCGTGGCAACGCCGGTGTGCTGCGCGCGCTGCTGCGCTTCGACCGTGCAGAGGAGCGCCGCCTGCTCGCCGAAGCCGCCCGACAGATCGAGCGCGTCGGCCTCGCCGAGTACATGCACACCCCAGCCGGCAGCCTGGCCCTGGGTCAACAGCGCATCGTCGAGATCGCCCGCGCGCTGTGCAGCGACCCGCAGATGCTGCTGCTCGACGAGCCAGCCGCCGGCCTGCGTTACAACGAGAAGCAGACCCTCGCCTGCCTGCTCGAACAACTGCGCGAGGAAGGTCTTGGCGTGCTGCTGGTCGAGCACGACATGGACTTCGTCATGGGCCTGGCCGACCACATCGTGGTGATGGAATTCGGCCAGCGCCTGGCGACCGGCAGCCCCATGGAAATCCAGGACAACCCGGCGGTACTGGCCGCCTACCTCGGAGGTGTGGAATGA
- a CDS encoding ABC transporter ATP-binding protein: MSSLLQVKGLSISYGKVAAVRNLDLEVAQGSIVSLIGPNGAGKTTLMSALIGLLPSAGDILFDGQPLLPHHDVAHRVGQGMLLVPESRELFSEMSVEDNLQLGAFSRRRQGHRDHAQTLEEVYGLFPRLRERRQQASGTLSGGERQMLAIGRALMGKPRLLLLDEPSLGLAPRVIGEIFEIIQNLRASGVSILLVEQNARAALKISDYGYVLEVGEKVLQGPAAELAEDQRVIETYLGRKSAKAAPAASQAVAAH, encoded by the coding sequence ATGAGCAGCCTGCTGCAGGTCAAAGGCCTGTCGATCAGCTACGGCAAGGTGGCAGCGGTACGCAACCTCGACCTTGAGGTGGCGCAAGGCAGCATCGTCAGCCTGATCGGCCCCAACGGCGCCGGCAAGACCACGTTGATGTCGGCGCTGATCGGTTTGCTGCCGTCCGCCGGGGACATCCTCTTCGACGGCCAGCCACTGCTGCCCCACCACGATGTGGCGCACCGCGTCGGCCAGGGCATGCTGCTGGTGCCGGAAAGTCGCGAGCTGTTCAGCGAGATGAGCGTCGAGGACAACCTCCAGCTCGGCGCCTTCAGCCGACGCCGCCAGGGCCATCGAGATCATGCGCAGACCCTGGAGGAGGTCTACGGCCTGTTCCCGCGCCTGCGCGAGCGCCGCCAGCAGGCCTCCGGCACGCTGTCCGGCGGTGAGCGGCAGATGCTCGCCATCGGCCGCGCGCTGATGGGCAAGCCACGCCTGCTGCTGCTCGACGAACCGAGCCTGGGCCTGGCGCCACGGGTCATCGGCGAAATCTTCGAGATCATCCAGAACCTGCGTGCCAGCGGTGTTTCCATCCTGCTGGTGGAACAGAACGCCCGCGCCGCACTGAAGATTTCCGACTACGGCTACGTACTGGAGGTCGGCGAAAAGGTACTGCAAGGCCCGGCCGCCGAGCTGGCCGAAGACCAGCGTGTGATCGAGACCTACCTCGGTCGCAAGTCTGCCAAGGCCGCACCTGCGGCCAGTCAGGCCGTGGCGGCGCACTAA